A window of Daphnia pulicaria isolate SC F1-1A chromosome 4, SC_F0-13Bv2, whole genome shotgun sequence genomic DNA:
CGAAGACCGTAACGAGAAGGCGAAGTGGGAGGAGGTCAAGATACTTACAGTATTCAGCGGGACTATAGTTGTACAACGGCACATCAGAAACACTGTACTAGGGGGAGGAGAAACAGAAAGGGAGAGTAGCACCACCCGCGGTATACGTAGTCTGCTGAGTTTACGAATTGGGTGGGTGTATATAGGCTAGGTAGTCCGAGACGAATCGGCGGGAGCCAAATCGAATATAGGGACCATTTTCTTTatatgtcttttttttaagaccttgtttctttttatgagTTGCTATAGTTCCTCCCTAATCCGAATAATGCCACAGACTTGGGGGGAAAACGTTAACACcccgcccttttttctttctggaacACGATGATCGAGTATAAATAAAGGACGATGGCGAACTTGAAATCCATCAGTGTGTTCGCATCTTTTGAACAATTGTAGACACAACAATCCTCTCTTTGCCACCATGAAAGTGAGATTATTTGAACCTACGATATTTTActaacattttttcttaaggTATTACGCCAATTTGGATTAtaactttttctattttcgttcCAGTTCCTCATCGTCGCCGCATTGGCAGTCGTCACTTTGGCTGCTGAAAGTCCCTATTACCCGAAACCGGCTTACAAGCCAGCATACCCCGCGCCTGCCTATCCGGCACCTTCCTATCCATCATCTTACGGAAAATCTTACGACTACGTAAGCATTCTCCAGTTTAAATTTTACAACATCACTCCATATTTTCTCTTAAATAACTGTATCGTCTTTTCGATAGGCCCCTATGCCATACTCGTTTGACTGGGCCGTTTTGGATGAACCAAGCTACAACGACTTTGGCCACAAGGAAACTAGCGATGGCAAAGTTGTGACTGGAACCTATTACGTCAATCTCCCCGACGGCCGACGACAGATCGTCACCTACAAAGCGGACGACTATGGTTACGTCGCCGACGTGAAATATGAAGGAGAAGCCAAATACCCCGAATACAAACCCGCCTACCCAGCCTACCCCAAGCCCGCATATCCCGCTCCAGCTTACCCAAAGGCTTCCTACCCTGAGCCATCCTACCCAAAGCCAGCTTACGCTCCAAAGCCCGCCTATCCTTCTTATTCTGCTCCAGCTTATCCTTCATACCCCAAGCCCTCTTATCCCAGCTACCCTCGCCCGGTGTACCCCAGCTACCCCAGGCCAAGCTACCCCGCACCAACCACCACCGAAGCTGCCACTGAAGCCCCCGCTCCAAAGGTTGAAGCTGCCGCTGAGCCCGTCGTCGCTGAGgcacctgttgttgttgccgaaCCTATTGCTAAGGCAGCCGCTGTTGCCGAACCAGAGGTTACAACTGATGTTGCAGTTTAAATCCTTCGTGGTTTAAAATCATTAGTGTTTGTCCAACATGTACGCATAATATTTATACGAAACCAATTTATATACTTAATCATGACAACTGCtccataaataaaatttacattttgtcATACGAAATCTAATCAGTGTCGATGTTATTTTCTAATCTGGTATGCGCAGTCGTTGTGGGTTTCTCTGGAATTCGCCAATTATAATATCTAGCGTAAAGATCAAGGGCAGTGGAGCCCATAAAATGATAACAGCTACCGACAGCCACACGAATTGATTCGAGAGAAAGTGAGAGTCTTGCCCTTTTCAGAAGTTGTTAGTTTTATAGATTTTTAGTCTACGATGTATACGTGGAGTTGAAACATAAATTAAACCTATAcgtaaaaaaacataataccTTAAACCAACTGCACGATCGAATTATAATATCGCATGGCAACCAATCCCACCATAGACCGTACACTATATATACTACTATAGCTGTTGTGTAGATAGTTGTACCATGAATTTGTTCACAGCATTCTCAATGCCAAGCCGTTTTTTATGTGTCACTACTGTTTTTAATGAATCGATCGTCGTTTGGATAAGAAAACCATTACTGAACTCAACAGCTGGAACTAAAAACTGAAAACAAATCGGTGAACAAGAGGAGGTTCccataaaacaatttattgataaaAAGATGCCGAATATTGCGCATGCATGACAACATTATTGACAAGTGATCTATAAACGCATTTCTTGTGGGCGAGCGTTGATGTTGATGGCGAAGGTTGAATTGGGCAGATGAAAGATGAATTGAGGTGaactaataaaattcaaaaagaaagtgaACGGACGTAAAAGATAATGTGTCTAGTTTTACTACCCTCAGAAATAGAACTGGAAGTTTTGAAATTCAGATTCGTCCGGAGATATAGTATAGATTAATACACACGCTGCGCAGGATGCTGGATGATGGCAAGCGTAGTGCCCATCATCCTGCTGACAGCTCTGCATCTTGAAGGGGAAATAGAGGAGGTGAAGAAGAGGTGGAGAAGGTGGAGgtagaaaaaaaggtgaaggACTGAAAGTAGATGAGAAACAGAAAGTGAGAGTTGCTAATAATTTGCTTAGCTTTACCGCGTATAGAAGCAAGAAGACCAAGTAAGGACGATACTACTTTGCTAGCACACGACATGCAGCAAATCTTTGCGCACTGGCCACTCCGCCCATTTTTCGAGCGCACCGAGCGAGTCGGAGTATAAATAGAGAACAAAACCGGTTAGGAATTCATCAGTGCGTTCACATCTGGACGATCGCGAGCACTAGCAATCCTCTTTTAGCCAACATGAAAGTGAGTTGCATTTCAAATTACGCCGTGGTTTTTCTTTGtaacatttaaataataaGATAAACAGCAGGATTGGATTCAAtaaattctttcatttcgtTCCAGTTCCTCATCTTCGCCGCTTTGGCAGTTGTCGCCCTGGCTTCTGACAAGCCTTACTACCCGAAAGCACCGTACTATCCAAAACCAGCTTACCCGTCTCCATCTTACTACCCGAAACCCGCTTATCCATCTTATTCCCCACCGGAGTACCCAAAGCCCGCTTACCCATCATACTCCGCACCGGAGTACCCGAAGCCCGCTTACCCATCATACTCCGCACCGGAATACCCGAAGCCAGCGTACCCAGCACCATATGCTAAATCTTATGACTACGTAAGTGAAATCGAAAGAATGCCTATTCTATTATTCTCAAATAAAATTCGataaaattgatgaaaaatatttgaaaatttcgatTGGTGGTTTTACAGCCTCCCATGCCCTACACTTTCGACTGGGCCGTTTTGGATGAACCAAGCTACAACGACTTTGGACACAAGGAAAGCAGCGATGGCAAAGTCGTTGATGGAATCTACTACGTCGTCTTGCCCGACAGCCGCAAACAAGTGGTCACCTACAAGGCTGACGATTACGGTTACGTTGCCGATGTAAAATACGAAGGAGAGGCCAAATACGACGAATACAAGCCCGCCTACAAGCCCGCCTACAAGCCCGCATACGCTCCTCCAGCCTACCCTAAAGCTGCTTACTCTCCTCCAGCTTACTCTAAAGCCTACCCTGAGCCATCTTACCCATCTTACCCCAAGCCCACTTATCCATCTTACCCTGCCCCAGCCTATCCTTCATACCCCAAACCATCTTACCCCAGCTATCCTCGTCCAGCATACCCCAGCTACCCTCGTCCAGCATATCCCAGCTATCCTAAGCCAAGCTATCCCGCTCCAACCACCACCGAAGCCGCCACTGTAGCTCCCGTTTCAGTAGCGAAGGTTGAagaagttgttgttgctgaggtAGCACCTGTTGCTGCCGAACCGGATGTTGAAGTTGCTGCTGCCGAAccggttgttgctgctgagcCAGTCGTCGAGGAGGTTGAAATCGCTACCgaggccgctgctgctgctgttgaaacAACCGCCGAACCAGAAGCTGCTACCACAGTTGCTTAATAAATCATCACATCAGAGCTTTATATCAACACAATATGATTCAGTCTTCGCCAACCGCATACCTTTATAACTTATATAAAGACAGTTAGTTTTACTAATTGTCGTTGATTATGCCAACCACCTCGTCTTGAATACAATCAAATTAtctaaatgaaatagaaatacaGATATTAgacacattttaaaataaaaagacgtcCGAGTTTCTATTATAAATGATTGCAAATtgtattaaacaaaaaaccttTAGTTAAGTATAGTTCTAGATTagataaagaaattaaaaagattTAATCATATAAGGAATGTAGTCTAAGTTTctccgaaaagaagaagaacatttgAATGGCATTTTTCGCCAGCGGAAATAGTATAGCCCAAGACAAAGGCGCACGAGCCGTTCAAAACAATGCAAGTGGTCAGCTAAATTTCACTATAGTCTTTTTCTGACTAAAGCTTTTCAAAAGTTtgacagagaaagagaaaaacaggaaatttaTGTGTCATGTAATATCAGTGTTTGCCGACCAAGTCctgaattgatagaaaattgtTTCTCTTGCACTGAAGCTTTCCCCATTACAGTTTCCTCTTAACATTTTAGTCAATGTGCTGATATGTGAATTGGAAAGGAGCACTtgccaaaaatttcaaacaagagaaaaaaaaataggtagTATAATGTAGCGCAACGCACTTTGATGTAAACTCTGGACCACCTGACGGAAGGAGAAATTTTTGTGAAATTAACTGGAGCTGTTTGTGA
This region includes:
- the LOC124335980 gene encoding adhesive plaque matrix protein-like; protein product: MKFLIVAALAVVTLAAESPYYPKPAYKPAYPAPAYPAPSYPSSYGKSYDYAPMPYSFDWAVLDEPSYNDFGHKETSDGKVVTGTYYVNLPDGRRQIVTYKADDYGYVADVKYEGEAKYPEYKPAYPAYPKPAYPAPAYPKASYPEPSYPKPAYAPKPAYPSYSAPAYPSYPKPSYPSYPRPVYPSYPRPSYPAPTTTEAATEAPAPKVEAAAEPVVAEAPVVVAEPIAKAAAVAEPEVTTDVAV
- the LOC124338587 gene encoding adhesive plaque matrix protein-like; the protein is MKFLIFAALAVVALASDKPYYPKAPYYPKPAYPSPSYYPKPAYPSYSPPEYPKPAYPSYSAPEYPKPAYPSYSAPEYPKPAYPAPYAKSYDYPPMPYTFDWAVLDEPSYNDFGHKESSDGKVVDGIYYVVLPDSRKQVVTYKADDYGYVADVKYEGEAKYDEYKPAYKPAYKPAYAPPAYPKAAYSPPAYSKAYPEPSYPSYPKPTYPSYPAPAYPSYPKPSYPSYPRPAYPSYPRPAYPSYPKPSYPAPTTTEAATVAPVSVAKVEEVVVAEVAPVAAEPDVEVAAAEPVVAAEPVVEEVEIATEAAAAAVETTAEPEAATTVA